The DNA window CCTCAAACGTCAAAATCCTAGCTTCGTCACTGAGTATATACAGACATAATTTTGACCAAATCACAAATATCAATTCATTCCAAATGGTCCAATTAGTATATACTAATATAAACATACATATTAGTGCAAACAATAAACTAAATTAAACGAACCAAACCTCAACAGATTTATTGATCATGACCTGCGGCGCCGCCGAAAAAGTACGCCGGCGGCGGGGGCAGgccatcgccgccgccgcctccgagGATTCGGACTTGTCTCTTCAAGAACTTGACATACCTAATAGCCTCATCGAGCATGGAGGCCGTGTCCATCTTGGTGCCGCCCGGCACCAGCCGCTGCAGGATGCGGATCTTCTCGCTGATCCGCTCGCGGCGGTGGCGGGCAGCCACGCTCTGCGGGTCATCACTGATCTGCACGTTCCGCCTCCTCGGCTTCCGGATGGTGGCCGGGTCGATGTCGACAGGCTGCATTGAGGCGATCTTGAACATCATCTCCTTCATCGCCCcgagctcctcctcctccccaggatcctcctcctcctcctcgtccccCGCGTGGTGGAGCGGGAGGTAGAGATCGTATTCGTTCGGATTGTGACTCTCCATTGCCATTGCCATGGCGTATGTGTTATCCCAGAGCTTGTGTTCCATTATAAAGTggagtatattaattttatcttaAGAGGACAGAAGGGGATTAGGATTTATGAGTCTCCTCTATGGAATAATAGGAAGGGAGGGAGGAAGGGTGTTTGTAGTTTTGGGAGAGGTGGGAAATTGTGATATAAATAGGAGGGGAATGGAGGTGGGACCAGCCTTGGGATAAAATGAGGGAAACTAGTTGTCAAATTTCTTCATCACacagattgttagggtttttttttcaaCTATTGCTTTTTTTTCATGCTGCATCCACTTTTTAATAGttatactctctctatctatacATATGTTCACCAaggaatttctttttttttgttattttcatgGCAAAACTATGCtgaataaaattaattagtaataAAAGTTTTTGTTGCGGCTGTATTATTTGTTTAAATGATACTTTAATAAACGAGATTTGGAAACATTAGTTTCTGTATCGGTTGGTTTCGTTTTTCTTATACGTTTTGAAGCAAAATGTTATGAAAATTGACTGAACTGCTGAGTAATAAGGAAAAATCAAATTTGTGTTCGAAATAAATTCACCACTATCTATAAGTAGCCAGAAAACTCTAGAGgcagaaaagaaaatgaaacgaaaactaagaaattaaaaataagtcCGGAAAATGAGTATAGCACCTAAAAAGTGTGTTTCGGTGCGTGCGAATTTCAAGCCAGTCCGACAAAGAAAATTTTTTTAGTGTTGTCGTCGAGACGTCGACTGATGAAACTGCATCATATTCGGTCATTCTCGATTGCGATTTGACATCCATTTACTCACTCCATTT is part of the Salvia splendens isolate huo1 chromosome 6, SspV2, whole genome shotgun sequence genome and encodes:
- the LOC121807394 gene encoding transcription factor HEC3-like, with the protein product MEHKLWDNTYAMAMAMESHNPNEYDLYLPLHHAGDEEEEEDPGEEEELGAMKEMMFKIASMQPVDIDPATIRKPRRRNVQISDDPQSVAARHRRERISEKIRILQRLVPGGTKMDTASMLDEAIRYVKFLKRQVRILGGGGGDGLPPPPAYFFGGAAGHDQ